The Kordia sp. SMS9 genome window below encodes:
- a CDS encoding helix-turn-helix domain-containing protein: MKNYTQNLVPFACIFAGFFREKRKVTFQFFTFLLLFSSISVHAQLSSGTFEDLKSAFHNAPKGSTAALNAANMYLAKAKEVNEVRRIVAGYELFISYHSHTPKAVSYTDSIILLTKNTKLETYQAEGYLLKGIQLYYNSQYNDALTNFATANDMALATKNIRQQISIKHYIGLLKNVSEEREEALKIFQENIDFIRKNNFEKKNPEQYLKSLFALANSYNKNRVLDSAEVVNQRGIKASLQHPNQYLYPWFLTSYGVTSYYKENYNSGIDSLLKATKFLKNNEKALCSNYLYIYRCLEKQGKNDAGINYLYKVDSIYQQKPKVIFQAREAYEFLNREYKAANNPEKQLATIEKLLAVDESITDEYQNLGKEIVQKYDTHLMISETAVLLNQKEELIHQLQDKNFLSQKKVTVLIIISILFLLIIFYFFRRNVVYKRRFKILMQTYDQKKLEKENAQKETTTSIEKEIVVSSAQKESIGLPKEIVAPILVKLKKFEDTHRYTKKNYTLTKLAKELDTNSTYLSKIINMTKGMNFAKYMNEIRIDYAITRLKEDKRFRSYTIKAIAQEVGFNNAQSFSIAFHKKTGINPSYFLKQLENQKQVLTT; encoded by the coding sequence GTGAAAAATTATACTCAAAATTTAGTCCCTTTTGCATGCATTTTCGCAGGTTTTTTCCGCGAAAAACGCAAGGTTACGTTTCAATTCTTCACTTTTTTATTGCTTTTTTCTTCAATTTCAGTGCATGCACAACTTAGTTCGGGTACTTTTGAGGATCTAAAATCAGCGTTTCATAATGCTCCTAAAGGTTCTACAGCAGCCTTAAACGCAGCAAATATGTATCTGGCGAAAGCCAAAGAAGTGAATGAAGTACGGCGAATTGTAGCTGGTTATGAGTTATTTATTTCCTATCATAGTCATACCCCAAAAGCGGTTTCTTATACAGATAGTATCATTTTATTAACCAAAAACACCAAGCTTGAAACGTATCAAGCGGAAGGTTATTTGTTGAAAGGAATTCAGCTATACTACAATTCTCAGTACAATGATGCACTTACCAATTTTGCAACCGCGAATGATATGGCGCTTGCTACTAAAAACATTAGACAACAAATTTCCATTAAACATTATATAGGATTGCTTAAAAATGTAAGCGAAGAACGTGAAGAAGCTTTGAAGATTTTTCAAGAGAATATTGACTTTATTCGCAAGAATAATTTTGAAAAGAAAAACCCTGAACAATATTTAAAGTCATTATTTGCATTGGCGAACTCCTATAATAAGAATCGTGTATTAGATTCTGCCGAAGTTGTAAACCAGCGCGGTATTAAAGCCAGTCTACAACATCCGAATCAATATTTGTACCCTTGGTTTTTAACCTCTTATGGTGTTACTTCTTATTATAAAGAGAATTATAATTCTGGGATTGACAGCCTACTGAAAGCCACTAAATTTTTAAAAAATAACGAAAAAGCCTTGTGTTCTAATTACCTTTATATATATAGGTGTTTGGAAAAGCAAGGTAAAAACGATGCTGGAATTAATTATTTGTATAAGGTAGATTCTATATATCAGCAAAAACCAAAGGTTATTTTTCAAGCTAGGGAAGCGTATGAGTTTTTAAATAGAGAATATAAAGCCGCAAACAATCCGGAGAAACAATTGGCAACTATTGAAAAGTTGTTGGCTGTAGATGAAAGTATTACAGACGAATATCAAAATTTAGGAAAAGAAATCGTTCAAAAGTATGATACACATTTAATGATTTCGGAAACAGCCGTTTTACTCAATCAAAAAGAAGAACTCATCCATCAATTACAAGACAAAAACTTTTTATCACAGAAAAAAGTAACGGTACTTATTATTATATCTATCTTATTTTTGTTGATCATTTTTTACTTTTTTAGAAGAAATGTGGTGTACAAAAGACGCTTCAAAATATTGATGCAAACCTATGACCAAAAGAAACTTGAAAAAGAAAATGCACAAAAGGAAACCACTACTAGTATTGAAAAAGAAATTGTAGTCTCATCTGCTCAAAAAGAAAGTATTGGATTGCCAAAAGAAATTGTAGCACCAATTTTAGTGAAGCTTAAAAAGTTTGAAGACACACATCGTTATACCAAAAAAAATTACACACTTACTAAACTGGCAAAAGAGCTTGATACCAATAGTACCTACTTGTCAAAAATTATCAATATGACCAAAGGAATGAACTTTGCCAAGTATATGAATGAGATCAGAATTGATTATGCAATTACACGATTGAAGGAAGATAAACGCTTTCGTTCCTACACAATTAAAGCTATTGCACAAGAAGTTGGTTTCAATAATGCACAGTCATTTTCCATCGCTTTTCATAAAAAAACAGGGATTAATCCATCGTACTTTCTAAAGCAACTTGAAAATCAAAAACAAGTATTAACTACTTGA
- a CDS encoding class IIb bacteriocin, lactobin A/cerein 7B family, with product MKLNKKNVKEMTSQELEAISGGLSKVDGDTATATATASFRSSAEAEAEAEASK from the coding sequence ATGAAATTAAATAAAAAGAACGTAAAGGAAATGACATCTCAAGAATTAGAAGCAATCTCTGGAGGATTAAGCAAAGTTGACGGTGATACTGCAACTGCAACAGCAACAGCAAGTTTTCGCTCATCTGCAGAAGCAGAAGCAGAAGCAGAAGCTTCTAAGTAA
- a CDS encoding prolyl oligopeptidase family serine peptidase → MKYISALYVVLFIWSTGCNTSKKKPFLATEKPVTNTYFSTTVEDPYPYLENLKDSAVLSWLVSQNTHTENTLQQIPGRQQLIDKIRLHDEMRSESIFDLKVLSPEAYYYLRYSENHEANILYFKAGVDGEEQEIFNSEQYKSNSKETYIINYFQPSWNGQKIAIGFTKNDEEFSEIVIYDVLTKTFHKEIIDHSWPSELGGVHWLPDNTGFTYLHIPDIDTTSPNYILNSATVLYRLGTNPKELHILFSRKTHPELNLNPEDFPIVNIFGQHPNYMFGRVGGIGFKDYYYAPITELTKETVTWKPLFQKKHKVEKFLPFNDSIYYTSAQEASNFGVYATSLTEVNFDAPIEIIPPSTDEILKDFTITTNGLFYTTAKNGVQAHLYQRKNQQIEKLILPSAAGSISLSTIGTKFPQLWIETQGWTSHQNRYRFHAQKKMFTKENISKVVSYPELADVVVKEIEITSHDGVKVPLSIIYKKGMVQHGNNRVLLNGYGCYNWINAPMLYPYLLYWLSEGGVYAVAHVRGGGEKGEQWHKAGYKTTKSNSWKDFIACTEYLIDEGYTSPERFAVWGGSAGGITIGRAMTERPDLYAAVVIRVGLLNTLRSEIAPNGQNNVKEFGTVKDSIEFEGLLAMDSYHHIEKDVPYPSVFLTSGINDSRVAAWQPAKFAARLQAATSSDNPILLSVNFSEGHGFDRTQKSKREELVDIISFALWQTGNE, encoded by the coding sequence ATGAAATACATATCGGCTCTTTATGTAGTACTCTTTATATGGAGTACAGGGTGCAATACCAGCAAAAAAAAACCTTTTCTTGCCACTGAAAAACCTGTTACTAACACTTATTTTTCAACCACGGTAGAAGATCCGTATCCATATTTGGAAAATTTAAAAGACTCCGCAGTATTGTCGTGGCTGGTTTCACAAAATACACACACTGAAAACACACTACAACAAATTCCTGGTCGTCAGCAACTTATTGATAAGATTCGTTTGCACGACGAAATGCGCTCGGAAAGTATTTTTGATTTAAAAGTGCTTTCTCCAGAAGCGTATTATTATTTGCGATATTCTGAAAATCATGAAGCCAATATTTTGTATTTTAAAGCTGGAGTTGACGGTGAAGAACAAGAAATTTTTAATTCAGAACAGTACAAGTCAAACTCAAAAGAGACGTATATTATTAATTATTTTCAGCCAAGCTGGAATGGACAAAAAATAGCCATTGGTTTTACAAAAAATGACGAAGAGTTTTCAGAGATCGTTATTTATGATGTGCTTACAAAAACTTTTCATAAAGAAATCATAGATCATTCATGGCCATCAGAATTGGGTGGTGTGCATTGGTTGCCTGATAATACGGGCTTTACGTATTTACATATTCCTGATATTGATACAACTTCCCCCAACTATATTTTAAATTCGGCAACCGTTTTATATCGCTTAGGAACTAATCCGAAAGAGTTACACATTCTTTTTTCCAGAAAAACACATCCAGAACTCAACTTAAATCCTGAAGATTTCCCCATTGTGAATATTTTTGGGCAACATCCCAACTATATGTTTGGTCGCGTTGGTGGTATTGGATTTAAAGATTATTACTATGCACCAATCACTGAATTAACCAAAGAAACAGTCACCTGGAAACCACTATTTCAGAAAAAACATAAGGTTGAAAAGTTTCTCCCGTTCAATGACAGCATTTATTATACAAGCGCGCAAGAAGCATCTAATTTTGGTGTATATGCCACTTCTTTGACGGAGGTAAATTTTGATGCTCCAATCGAAATTATTCCTCCATCGACCGACGAAATTTTAAAAGATTTTACTATTACTACTAATGGATTATTTTATACAACCGCAAAAAATGGTGTACAAGCTCATTTGTATCAGCGAAAAAATCAACAGATTGAAAAATTAATATTGCCAAGTGCCGCAGGAAGCATCAGCCTTTCAACAATTGGAACTAAGTTTCCGCAGTTATGGATAGAAACCCAAGGCTGGACAAGTCACCAAAACAGATATCGTTTTCATGCGCAAAAGAAGATGTTTACGAAAGAGAATATTTCCAAAGTGGTAAGTTATCCAGAATTAGCAGATGTCGTTGTAAAAGAGATTGAAATTACGTCCCATGACGGTGTAAAGGTTCCATTGTCAATTATTTATAAGAAAGGAATGGTTCAACACGGTAACAATCGTGTATTGCTCAACGGTTATGGTTGTTATAATTGGATTAATGCGCCTATGTTGTATCCGTATTTGCTGTATTGGTTGTCTGAAGGTGGTGTGTATGCCGTTGCACATGTGCGCGGCGGTGGCGAAAAAGGCGAACAATGGCATAAAGCAGGGTATAAAACCACCAAATCCAATTCGTGGAAAGATTTTATTGCGTGTACTGAATATTTGATTGACGAAGGCTATACTTCTCCTGAACGATTTGCCGTTTGGGGCGGAAGTGCTGGCGGAATTACCATTGGTCGTGCTATGACAGAACGCCCTGATTTGTATGCTGCCGTCGTGATTAGAGTTGGTTTGTTGAACACTTTACGTTCAGAAATTGCGCCAAACGGACAGAATAATGTAAAAGAATTTGGCACCGTGAAAGATTCTATTGAGTTTGAAGGTTTGTTAGCGATGGATTCGTATCATCATATTGAAAAAGATGTGCCGTATCCTTCGGTTTTTTTGACGTCTGGCATTAACGATTCGAGAGTTGCTGCATGGCAACCTGCAAAGTTTGCAGCACGTTTGCAAGCGGCTACCAGTTCCGATAATCCTATTTTGTTATCTGTCAACTTTTCGGAAGGTCATGGTTTTGACAGAACTCAGAAAAGCAAGCGTGAAGAATTGGTGGATATTATTTCGTTTGCGTTGTGGCAGACGGGGAATGAGTGA
- the gwsG gene encoding grasp-with-spasm system ATP-grasp peptide maturase: MENDEKILVLSRQDDGSTSNVIEWLVKYNKPYIRLNTDDDKARLHFLDIDDRELTVSKHGEEHNLFNISSIWHRRRGFSLKNVAINFDELEKGILFDTPNYHKNHINSEYKVLMEYFHYILQQDVTAIGNYISTDVNKLIVLEIAKKYNVPIPKSYVVTTKDGIRRILANTDANFVVTKAISQGVYHFTDSYGYYSYTERITEESLDQLPDRFFPSLLQEEIKKKYELRVFYLNEEFYSMAIFSQKRADTVVDFRKHTDQENPQRKVPYNLPHHVKQGLIDIMNELQLNTGSIDILVDEDNNYIFLEVNPVGQFGMTSAPCNYYLERKIAKIL, from the coding sequence ATGGAAAACGATGAAAAAATACTAGTACTTAGCCGTCAAGATGATGGAAGTACAAGCAATGTAATAGAATGGCTTGTAAAATACAACAAGCCATACATTCGCCTCAATACGGACGATGACAAAGCACGTTTGCATTTTCTTGATATTGACGATAGAGAATTGACCGTTTCCAAACATGGAGAAGAGCATAACTTGTTCAATATTTCATCCATTTGGCATAGAAGACGAGGTTTTTCATTAAAAAATGTAGCCATCAACTTTGACGAACTTGAAAAAGGAATCCTATTTGATACACCAAACTATCACAAAAATCACATCAACTCAGAGTATAAAGTACTCATGGAGTATTTTCACTATATCTTACAACAAGATGTAACAGCAATTGGAAATTATATCAGTACAGATGTAAACAAGCTCATTGTATTAGAAATTGCTAAAAAGTACAACGTTCCTATTCCAAAAAGTTATGTAGTTACAACTAAAGACGGAATTCGTAGAATTTTAGCAAATACAGATGCAAATTTTGTAGTTACCAAAGCCATCAGTCAAGGTGTATATCACTTTACAGATTCGTACGGATATTATTCATATACCGAGCGAATTACAGAAGAGAGTTTGGACCAACTACCAGATCGTTTCTTCCCATCATTACTCCAAGAAGAAATCAAGAAAAAATACGAACTCAGAGTTTTTTATCTCAATGAAGAATTCTACTCAATGGCAATTTTCTCGCAAAAACGTGCAGATACGGTAGTTGATTTTAGAAAACATACCGATCAAGAAAATCCACAACGGAAAGTGCCATATAATTTACCACATCATGTAAAACAAGGATTGATTGATATCATGAACGAGCTGCAATTAAACACAGGATCCATAGACATTTTGGTCGATGAAGACAATAATTACATCTTTTTAGAAGTAAATCCTGTTGGACAATTTGGAATGACGTCGGCGCCTTGTAACTACTACTTAGAACGAAAAATTGCTAAAATCTTGTAA